From one Prochlorococcus marinus str. MIT 0912 genomic stretch:
- a CDS encoding tetratricopeptide repeat-containing sulfotransferase family protein — protein MKGFGEQRKSKKIKGKINTNKSSKEQIINQGINFHLQGNFTEALKYYQYLLNQGFIDHRILSNYGALLKDIGKLKEAELYTRKAIELNPNHANAHSNLGNILIDLGKLKEAELYTRKAIELNPNHANAHSNLGNILIDLGKLKEAELYTRKAIELNPNNANAHSNLGSILKDLGKLKDAGLHANKAIELSPKQASYHSNLGIILKKLGKLEEAELSTRKAVELNPNLAIAHNNLGSILKDLGKLKDAILHANKAIKLNPNYSNAYSTLGTILIDLGKIKDAELCIRKAIELNPNNANAHCNLGNILKDTGKLKDAELYTRKSIELNPNNANSHCNLGHIFTDLGRLKEAELSIQKALEINPNLTRAYFSLSYIIPSNSNKKLLDKLFSETILNNKLPKEKVDIYFARANFFHKEKNYQDSAKSLEKANQTKLNIKKSNSDILINKSKSLLIKSNENEFKNIEDTKCFESIFIVGMPRSGSTLLESILSMNTNVYDLGETNILEESFKKWVTINQKSTLSELYWEKIKYLTREYKITTNKNLYNYQYVGLIIKQIPNAKIIHCYRNPLDNILSIYRTYFAKGNEYSSSLIDCARVYLDQEKIMQEYKNKFRSSIYDLNYDFLVKNPNIEIKSLINWLGWQWNDSYLSPHLNKRSVVTASSVQVRFPINSQSIDGWKNYKDMLKPAIKIIGNTYKYRNLISAVEKDS, from the coding sequence ATGAAAGGTTTTGGAGAACAGAGAAAATCTAAAAAGATAAAGGGTAAGATCAATACCAACAAATCTTCGAAAGAGCAAATAATTAATCAGGGAATTAATTTTCATCTACAAGGAAATTTTACCGAAGCATTAAAATATTATCAATACCTGTTAAATCAAGGATTTATAGATCACAGAATCCTCTCTAATTATGGAGCCTTACTAAAGGACATTGGCAAATTAAAAGAAGCTGAATTATATACCCGTAAAGCTATTGAACTAAATCCTAATCACGCAAATGCTCATTCTAATCTAGGAAACATTTTAATAGATCTTGGCAAATTAAAAGAAGCTGAATTATATACCCGTAAAGCTATTGAACTAAATCCTAATCACGCAAATGCTCATTCTAATCTAGGAAACATTTTAATAGATCTCGGCAAATTAAAAGAAGCTGAATTATATACTCGTAAAGCTATTGAACTAAATCCTAATAACGCAAATGCTCATTCTAATCTAGGGAGTATTTTAAAAGATCTTGGAAAATTAAAAGATGCTGGATTACATGCAAATAAAGCTATTGAACTGAGTCCAAAACAAGCAAGTTATCATTCTAATCTAGGAATCATTTTAAAAAAACTTGGTAAATTAGAAGAGGCAGAATTATCCACCAGGAAAGCTGTTGAACTAAATCCTAATTTAGCAATAGCGCATAATAATCTAGGAAGCATTTTAAAAGATCTTGGAAAATTAAAAGATGCTATATTACATGCAAATAAAGCGATTAAACTAAATCCCAATTACTCTAATGCCTATTCTACTCTAGGAACAATTTTAATAGATCTCGGTAAAATAAAAGATGCTGAATTATGTATTCGTAAAGCTATTGAACTAAATCCTAATAACGCAAATGCACATTGTAATCTAGGTAACATATTAAAAGATACTGGAAAATTAAAAGATGCTGAATTATATACCCGTAAATCTATTGAACTAAATCCTAATAATGCAAATTCACATTGCAATCTAGGACATATTTTCACAGATCTTGGACGATTAAAAGAAGCTGAATTATCAATTCAAAAAGCACTTGAAATAAATCCTAATCTAACTAGAGCTTACTTTTCACTCTCCTATATTATACCCTCTAATAGTAATAAAAAACTGCTTGATAAACTCTTTAGCGAAACTATTTTAAATAATAAGCTACCGAAAGAAAAAGTTGATATTTATTTCGCAAGGGCAAATTTTTTCCATAAAGAAAAAAATTATCAAGACAGTGCTAAATCTCTAGAAAAAGCTAATCAAACCAAACTTAATATTAAAAAATCTAATTCTGATATTTTAATAAATAAATCTAAATCTCTGCTGATTAAATCAAATGAAAATGAATTTAAGAACATAGAAGACACAAAATGCTTTGAAAGTATTTTTATTGTGGGAATGCCTAGAAGTGGCTCTACACTTTTAGAGTCTATTTTAAGTATGAATACCAATGTATATGATTTGGGAGAGACTAATATCCTAGAAGAATCATTCAAAAAGTGGGTAACAATTAATCAAAAATCAACTCTTTCTGAATTATATTGGGAAAAAATTAAATATTTAACAAGAGAGTACAAGATAACAACCAATAAGAACCTTTATAATTATCAATATGTAGGCCTAATTATTAAACAAATACCTAACGCGAAAATCATTCATTGCTATAGAAATCCTTTAGACAACATTCTTTCAATTTATAGAACTTACTTTGCAAAAGGCAATGAATATTCCTCTTCCTTAATTGATTGCGCAAGAGTTTATTTAGATCAAGAAAAAATAATGCAAGAATATAAAAATAAATTTCGATCAAGTATATATGACTTGAATTATGATTTTTTAGTAAAAAATCCAAATATAGAAATTAAATCATTAATCAATTGGTTAGGTTGGCAATGGAACGATTCGTACCTATCACCTCATCTAAATAAACGATCGGTTGTAACAGCAAGTAGTGTTCAAGTACGCTTCCCAATCAATTCACAATCAATTGATGGATGGAAGAACTACAAGGATATGTTAAAACCAGCTATTAAAATTATTGGCAATACTTATAAATATCGAAACTTAATTTCTGCAGTAGAGAAAGATTCTTAG
- a CDS encoding potassium channel family protein produces MNELRLRIYEQIINDSSGGRISLFNQICGVTIFISIFFAVVITENSIDYKFGDQIDFLDWIIGGLFCIEYFCRLWVAPLEKKYGKGLKGVLRYMFSPMAIIDVIAIVPSFIGVRAELKILRIIRLLRILKIGRSEKFKESIYHFNYALRLKSQELQISIFYTVLLLLISSTFMYLAESSIQPVLLGSIPRCLWWSITTVSAVGYGDSIPVTAVGKTIASITSLLGIAAIAIPTGILASGFSESIGVIDKNQNFSNKNEI; encoded by the coding sequence ATGAATGAACTACGTTTAAGAATCTATGAGCAGATAATCAATGATTCATCAGGTGGGAGAATATCTTTATTCAATCAAATCTGTGGAGTTACTATTTTTATTTCGATTTTTTTCGCAGTCGTTATTACTGAAAACTCAATCGATTATAAGTTTGGAGATCAAATAGATTTTTTGGATTGGATTATTGGAGGTTTGTTTTGTATTGAATATTTTTGCCGCTTATGGGTAGCACCACTTGAAAAAAAATATGGAAAAGGTTTAAAAGGCGTTTTGCGTTATATGTTCTCACCAATGGCAATTATTGATGTTATTGCAATCGTCCCATCTTTTATTGGCGTTCGTGCTGAATTAAAAATTCTTAGGATTATTCGCCTTTTAAGAATATTAAAGATTGGAAGAAGTGAAAAATTTAAGGAAAGTATTTATCATTTTAATTACGCACTTCGATTAAAGAGTCAAGAATTACAAATTTCGATTTTTTATACAGTTTTACTGTTGTTGATCAGTAGTACTTTTATGTATCTTGCTGAATCTTCTATACAGCCAGTATTGTTAGGGTCAATTCCAAGATGTCTCTGGTGGTCAATTACAACTGTCAGTGCTGTTGGTTATGGAGATTCAATACCAGTTACAGCTGTTGGAAAAACAATTGCATCGATAACCTCTCTTTTGGGTATTGCTGCAATCGCAATACCTACTGGAATACTCGCCTCTGGATTCAGTGAATCAATTGGAGTAATAGATAAAAATCAAAATTTTTCGAATAAAAATGAAATTTAA
- the mrdA gene encoding penicillin-binding protein 2, whose protein sequence is MKKKEKLYLSSKKHVGAFNQPLIFFLFICLIFSVTSVRLFWIQILNGSYYKKISEENRIKLIANPPIRGRLLDRNGVVLADNKLFYSLSIQPRLLNNIEWIDLRQSLSDLLNVSTDELDTAFNRSNSNTPYKKVLLTDLSEEQVIRFKEQENNLYGAQIDIGLVRHYPYKSLAAHTLGYTQLITQNEFSKLSERGYKLSDRIGRKGIEAAFESQLRGQWGGEMLEIDSMGTVQRSLGLKLPKAGKDIKLTLDLELQRTAEKVLSDKIGGAIVAIDPRTGAIRAIASQPTFDLNFFSQPFTKKQYDNLFLSSNLPLLSRAFNAYDPGSTWKPVTAIAGMESGKFPATKKLNTVPCITYGSHCFPEYNKRGFGWIGYEDAFRVSSNTFFYQVGVGSGSNALYDAAIKLGFDNYTGIETSLDENKGLVGTKKWADEGRGLGKPGETPWIVEDMASASIGQSVVLVTPLQLARAYAVFANGGYLITPHLVDANKNWRSEKYLQKVDINDTTLDTIRRGLRKVVTSGTGVGINLDTSILPPVAGKTGTAEDSSGGRDHAWFACFAPYDLGEIVIVAFAQNTPGGGSVHALPMAKKMLQTWYEQKSDNELTSSKD, encoded by the coding sequence ATGAAGAAAAAAGAGAAATTATATCTCAGTTCTAAAAAGCACGTAGGTGCATTCAATCAACCCCTCATTTTCTTTTTGTTTATTTGTTTAATTTTTTCAGTAACAAGTGTGCGTCTTTTTTGGATACAAATACTTAATGGGTCCTATTATAAAAAAATCTCAGAAGAAAATAGAATTAAGTTAATAGCTAATCCACCAATAAGAGGAAGATTATTAGATCGTAATGGTGTAGTTCTTGCTGATAATAAACTCTTTTACTCATTATCTATTCAACCTAGACTTCTAAATAATATTGAATGGATTGATCTTAGACAGTCTTTATCTGATTTGTTAAATGTTTCTACTGATGAACTAGATACGGCATTTAATAGAAGTAACTCCAATACCCCATATAAAAAAGTATTATTAACTGATTTATCAGAGGAGCAAGTTATTCGTTTTAAAGAACAAGAGAATAACTTATACGGTGCTCAAATAGATATTGGTTTAGTGAGACATTATCCTTATAAGTCTTTGGCTGCTCATACTTTAGGTTATACGCAGTTGATAACTCAAAATGAGTTTTCTAAGCTTTCAGAAAGAGGTTATAAATTATCTGATCGAATTGGACGTAAAGGTATAGAAGCTGCGTTTGAATCTCAATTGAGAGGTCAATGGGGAGGTGAAATGCTTGAGATTGATTCAATGGGTACGGTTCAACGAAGCCTTGGGTTAAAGCTGCCAAAAGCTGGTAAGGATATAAAATTGACTCTTGATTTAGAACTACAACGCACTGCAGAAAAAGTGTTGTCCGATAAAATTGGTGGAGCAATAGTAGCGATTGATCCACGTACAGGTGCAATCAGAGCAATTGCTAGTCAACCCACTTTTGACCTTAATTTTTTTTCTCAGCCTTTTACAAAAAAGCAATATGACAATCTTTTTTTGTCATCGAACCTTCCTCTTTTAAGTAGAGCATTTAATGCATACGATCCAGGTAGTACATGGAAGCCTGTAACTGCTATAGCTGGTATGGAAAGTGGTAAATTTCCTGCTACTAAAAAATTAAATACGGTTCCTTGTATTACATATGGGAGTCATTGCTTCCCAGAATATAATAAAAGAGGTTTTGGTTGGATTGGATATGAAGATGCATTCAGAGTTTCTAGTAATACTTTCTTTTACCAAGTTGGGGTTGGGTCTGGTTCGAATGCTTTATATGATGCGGCAATCAAGCTTGGCTTCGACAATTACACTGGGATAGAAACTTCTCTTGATGAAAATAAAGGCTTAGTAGGGACTAAGAAATGGGCCGATGAAGGTCGAGGCTTGGGGAAACCTGGAGAAACACCATGGATCGTAGAGGATATGGCTAGTGCATCTATTGGTCAATCTGTTGTTCTAGTTACTCCATTGCAATTAGCACGAGCATATGCAGTGTTTGCAAATGGTGGTTATTTGATTACTCCTCATTTAGTTGATGCTAATAAAAACTGGCGATCAGAAAAATATCTACAAAAAGTAGATATTAATGATACTACACTTGATACAATTCGTCGTGGACTTCGAAAGGTCGTAACTAGTGGTACTGGTGTGGGCATAAATTTAGATACCTCTATTCTCCCTCCAGTCGCTGGTAAAACTGGAACGGCTGAAGATAGTAGTGGTGGAAGGGATCATGCATGGTTTGCTTGCTTTGCACCATATGATTTGGGAGAAATAGTTATTGTTGCATTCGCTCAAAATACTCCTGGTGGAGGTTCTGTGCATGCTCTACCTATGGCAAAAAAAATGTTGCAGACGTGGTATGAGCAAAAATCTGATAATGAGTTAACTAGCAGTAAAGATTAG
- a CDS encoding NADPH-dependent FMN reductase has product MSNKKLLVIAASNGENLKLAKRFLVAGKALNYSSELLDLTESKNDLPIFNPRHNSKDKAPENLKSINTQMESHSHWVICAPEYNGSIPPILTNAIAWLSVQGTDFRSLFNNRPIAIASFSGGGCMELLLSMRIQLTHLGALVLGRQLATNKSKIAEDKSINAIINQLLKLNHSH; this is encoded by the coding sequence ATGTCAAATAAAAAGCTTCTTGTTATAGCTGCTAGTAATGGAGAAAATCTCAAACTAGCCAAAAGATTTCTAGTCGCAGGCAAGGCACTAAATTACTCATCCGAATTGCTTGATTTGACAGAATCAAAAAATGATTTACCTATATTTAATCCACGTCATAATTCAAAAGATAAAGCACCAGAAAATCTTAAGTCGATCAATACTCAAATGGAGAGTCACTCACACTGGGTCATTTGTGCGCCTGAATATAACGGCTCAATTCCTCCAATTCTTACAAATGCAATCGCTTGGCTGTCTGTGCAAGGAACAGACTTTCGTAGTTTATTTAACAATCGGCCAATTGCAATTGCAAGTTTTTCAGGAGGAGGATGTATGGAGTTATTACTTTCGATGCGCATTCAATTAACTCATCTTGGAGCTTTGGTCTTAGGTCGTCAATTAGCGACGAATAAATCAAAAATAGCTGAGGATAAATCAATCAACGCAATTATAAATCAACTACTAAAACTAAATCATTCTCATTGA
- a CDS encoding diflavin flavoprotein, protein MKVENISSPNLNTFIKQTIQIPIEENFICLRSLNPKRARFEVEYSLEKGSCTNSFLIKSSQDEYSKSQDYILIHPPGLTFEKEFLDKFETLISSDSSAIKLVMGHINPNKVAFVKRMNVKYKNLTVICSNPGAKLFKEIWNLRKPSQNTNPKEALETVEVLPNIQVIKQLETLSLDSNFEVTFIPAPTARWPGGLIVFEKQTGLLMSDKLFGAHVYEEKWAELNSSSTEEERRHYFDCLMAPMSTQVNSIIEKFEDFEIDTIVPGHGPAISGSWRSLLNNYQSWGESQKYSNLRVALLFASAYGNTAAIADAIARGISKTGVKVKIINCEFTASDSLVTEIRKADGYLIGSPTLGGHAPTPIVSALGSLLAEGDRGKPAGVFGSYGWSGEALDLLEKKLKDGGFKFGFEPIKIKFSPDPLMIKKLEETGIQFGKKLINAKLRQQRKANVGLNTSKSDPTINALGRVVGSLCILTAQKGDENNLISGAMVASWVSQASFSPPGITIAVAKERAVENLLHTGDNFALNILEQNNHQSLLKQFLQSFKPGDNRFTDLEIKLSPSNQPLLNEALAWLEGTVSQRMECGDHWLIYAEIKHGKVIKKDGVTAVHHRKTGANY, encoded by the coding sequence ATGAAAGTAGAAAATATTTCTTCGCCAAATTTAAATACTTTCATCAAACAAACCATTCAGATTCCCATTGAGGAGAACTTCATTTGCTTAAGAAGCCTAAATCCAAAAAGAGCAAGATTTGAAGTTGAATATTCTCTTGAAAAAGGTAGTTGCACTAATTCTTTTTTAATTAAGTCTTCTCAAGATGAATATTCTAAATCACAAGATTATATTTTAATTCACCCTCCTGGTTTAACATTTGAAAAAGAATTTTTAGACAAGTTTGAGACATTAATTAGCAGTGATTCGTCTGCAATAAAGTTAGTCATGGGTCATATCAATCCCAATAAAGTAGCTTTTGTGAAAAGAATGAATGTGAAATATAAAAATTTGACGGTTATTTGTTCTAATCCAGGTGCAAAATTATTCAAAGAGATTTGGAATTTACGAAAACCCTCGCAAAACACAAATCCTAAAGAAGCATTGGAGACAGTTGAAGTTCTTCCAAATATACAAGTCATTAAACAATTAGAAACTCTGTCACTCGACAGTAATTTTGAGGTTACGTTCATTCCCGCGCCAACTGCTCGCTGGCCTGGTGGACTAATTGTTTTTGAAAAGCAAACTGGTTTATTGATGAGTGATAAATTGTTTGGTGCGCATGTTTATGAAGAAAAATGGGCTGAATTAAACAGTAGTAGCACTGAAGAAGAGAGAAGACATTACTTCGATTGTCTAATGGCACCAATGTCTACCCAAGTCAATAGTATTATCGAAAAATTTGAAGACTTTGAGATTGATACGATAGTACCCGGACATGGACCTGCAATCAGCGGTAGTTGGAGGAGTTTATTAAACAACTACCAAAGCTGGGGAGAAAGCCAAAAATACAGCAACTTAAGAGTTGCTCTATTATTTGCAAGTGCATATGGAAATACTGCTGCTATTGCTGATGCCATTGCTAGAGGAATTAGTAAAACAGGGGTCAAAGTTAAGATTATTAATTGTGAATTCACCGCATCAGATAGCTTAGTCACTGAAATTCGTAAAGCAGATGGATATTTAATTGGATCGCCAACATTAGGAGGTCATGCACCCACCCCGATTGTTTCAGCACTTGGCTCGCTTTTGGCTGAGGGAGATAGAGGAAAGCCGGCTGGAGTATTTGGAAGTTATGGATGGAGTGGGGAAGCTCTTGATTTACTTGAAAAAAAATTAAAAGATGGAGGCTTTAAATTTGGATTCGAACCTATCAAAATCAAATTTAGTCCTGATCCTTTAATGATTAAAAAACTTGAAGAAACAGGTATCCAATTTGGTAAAAAATTAATTAATGCAAAATTACGTCAACAAAGAAAGGCTAATGTAGGTTTAAATACAAGTAAAAGTGATCCAACAATTAATGCACTAGGAAGAGTCGTAGGGTCACTATGTATATTGACTGCTCAAAAAGGAGATGAAAATAATCTGATTAGCGGAGCTATGGTTGCAAGTTGGGTTAGTCAAGCAAGCTTCTCTCCACCTGGTATTACGATTGCAGTCGCTAAAGAAAGAGCTGTAGAAAACTTACTTCATACAGGAGATAACTTTGCTCTAAACATTTTAGAGCAAAACAATCACCAAAGCCTCCTTAAACAATTTCTCCAATCATTCAAACCTGGAGATAATAGATTTACCGATCTAGAGATTAAATTAAGTCCAAGCAATCAGCCATTATTAAACGAAGCTTTAGCCTGGCTAGAGGGTACAGTTAGTCAACGAATGGAGTGTGGGGATCATTGGCTGATATATGCTGAGATTAAACATGGAAAAGTCATTAAAAAAGATGGAGTAACAGCAGTTCATCATCGAAAAACCGGAGCGAACTACTAG
- a CDS encoding diflavin flavoprotein, translating into MIFTESTTLEDQKSDTPKLSLQYEQIAADTHTLRSLDWDRSRFDIEFGLRNGTTYNSFLIKGKKTALIDTSHLKFKDIWFEKLRQEINPTKIDYLIVSHTEPDHSGLIKYLIELNPSIEIVASKVAIKFLEDQIHQPLRSRAVKSGEELNLEINSISGIEHKIEFISAPNLHWPDTIFSFDHGTQVLYTCDAFGLHYCSEKLYDENPSLLNEDFRFYYDCLMGPNARSVVQALKKIDALPTIKTIGVGHGPILNFNTQLWLNHYREWSKQRSTGENYAVVCYLSQYGFCDRLSQAIAHGIGKANAPVQLVDLIASDTQELSALISDASAVVVPTWPIKSDSELQSNIGTLLASLKQKQWVATYDSYGGNEEPIDFITNQLRKLGQKEAFKPLRVRDEPNKSVYQQFEEAGTDLGQILTRKKNLAATKNLDGDLNKALGCLSGGLYIVTAKDSEGPDSRDGAMVASWVSQASFEPPGITVAVAKDRAIESLLQVNDRFVLNILQENNYLHLFRHFLKRFPPGANRFEGVELMNDLAAGGPVLSDALAFLSCKVIQRMETTDHWIIYSSVEKGNLSNPQSKTAVHHRRVGSNY; encoded by the coding sequence ATGATTTTTACTGAATCGACAACTTTAGAAGATCAGAAAAGTGACACTCCTAAACTTTCACTGCAATATGAACAAATTGCTGCAGATACACACACTTTAAGGTCATTGGATTGGGATCGAAGCAGGTTTGATATTGAATTTGGCCTTCGAAATGGTACAACATATAATAGCTTTTTAATAAAAGGCAAAAAAACTGCTCTTATAGATACAAGTCATTTAAAGTTTAAAGATATTTGGTTTGAAAAGCTAAGACAAGAAATCAATCCAACAAAAATTGATTATTTAATAGTCAGTCATACGGAGCCGGATCATTCAGGACTCATAAAATACTTAATTGAATTAAACCCAAGTATTGAAATCGTCGCATCTAAAGTAGCTATAAAATTCCTTGAAGATCAAATTCACCAACCTTTAAGGTCACGAGCAGTCAAAAGTGGAGAAGAACTCAATTTAGAAATTAATTCAATCAGCGGAATCGAGCATAAAATTGAATTTATTAGTGCACCAAATCTACACTGGCCCGATACTATTTTTTCTTTTGATCACGGTACACAAGTTTTATATACTTGTGATGCGTTTGGTTTGCATTATTGCTCAGAAAAATTGTATGACGAAAATCCAAGCTTATTAAATGAAGATTTTCGATTTTATTACGACTGCCTCATGGGTCCTAATGCCCGCAGCGTAGTTCAGGCATTAAAAAAAATTGATGCATTGCCAACTATCAAAACTATTGGTGTTGGACATGGACCAATCCTTAATTTTAATACGCAGTTATGGCTTAATCATTATAGAGAATGGAGTAAGCAAAGAAGTACAGGCGAAAATTACGCTGTGGTTTGCTATCTCAGCCAATATGGTTTTTGTGATCGGCTTAGTCAAGCAATTGCTCATGGCATAGGCAAGGCCAATGCTCCAGTCCAATTAGTTGATCTTATTGCTTCAGACACTCAAGAGTTAAGTGCTTTAATTAGTGACGCAAGTGCAGTAGTTGTACCAACTTGGCCCATCAAATCTGATTCAGAATTACAAAGTAATATTGGAACCCTCCTTGCATCCTTAAAACAAAAACAATGGGTAGCAACTTATGACTCCTATGGCGGAAATGAAGAGCCTATTGACTTTATTACCAACCAATTAAGAAAGCTTGGGCAAAAAGAAGCTTTTAAACCACTTCGAGTTCGTGACGAACCAAACAAAAGTGTTTATCAACAATTTGAAGAAGCTGGTACAGATTTAGGTCAAATTCTTACTAGAAAGAAAAATTTAGCTGCTACTAAAAACCTTGATGGAGACTTAAATAAAGCACTTGGTTGCTTAAGCGGTGGACTCTACATTGTTACAGCGAAAGATAGTGAAGGTCCTGACAGTCGAGACGGTGCGATGGTTGCAAGTTGGGTTAGTCAAGCAAGTTTTGAACCCCCTGGAATAACCGTAGCGGTGGCTAAAGATAGAGCCATTGAATCACTATTACAAGTCAATGATCGTTTTGTTCTCAATATCCTTCAAGAAAATAACTATTTGCACCTCTTCAGACACTTTTTAAAACGTTTTCCACCAGGTGCAAATCGATTTGAAGGAGTTGAATTAATGAATGATCTTGCAGCTGGAGGACCAGTTCTATCTGATGCGTTAGCGTTCCTTTCCTGTAAAGTTATTCAAAGAATGGAGACAACAGATCATTGGATCATTTATTCATCAGTTGAAAAAGGTAATTTATCTAATCCTCAAAGTAAAACAGCAGTTCATCACAGAAGAGTTGGTAGTAATTATTAA